The following nucleotide sequence is from Nitratidesulfovibrio termitidis HI1.
GACGGCGCATCTTGTACGCGCACGAACGCACCACCTTGCCGTCAAGGATGACGCTGCACGCGCCGCACTGGCCTTCGCCGCAGCCCACCTTGACGCCGGTGAGCAGCAGTTGTTCGCGCAGCACGTCCGCCAGCGTCGCTTCCGGATCGACGACAAGGTTGCGGGGTATGCCGTTGACGATGAAATGCTTGTTGATCATGAGCCTGGCCTCCGTGGATCTGTCCGTTGCATGTTGCGCGGGCGGGCATGCCGCCCTTTCCGTCGCGGGCGGATGATTCGCCCTTTCCTGCACGGGCGGCGTGCGCCGCCCCTCCCGTTATGCCGGCCCGGCTGGGCTACGCGCCCTTGCCGAACGGGCAGGCGGGATACCGGCATTCCTGGCAGCCGAGGCACAGGCCGCCATGACCGAGCGCGGTGATGTCCTCCCGCGTGACGGCAAGCCCGGCCAGCAGCCGGGGCGCCACGAGGTCGAATATCGACGCCCGGTGATACATGACACACCCGGGAAGCCCCATGACGGGCACTTCGCCGAGATACGCCAGCATGAACATGGAGCCCGGCAGCACCGGAGCCCCGTATGCGACGACGCGCGCCCCCGCGGCCCTGATGCCCGCCGGGGTCTGGTCGTCCGGGTCCACGGACATGCCGCCGGTGACGACGATCATGTCCGCCCCTTCGTCCACCAGTTCGCGGATGGCCCGTGCCGTGGCGTCACGGTCGTCGGCCACCAGCACCTGGCGCACCACCTCGCTGCCGAGGTCGGCGAACTTGCGGCGCACCACCGGGCCGAACTTGTCCTGGATGCGGCCGTGGAACACCTCGCTGCCCGTGGTCACCATGCCAACACGGGCATGGCGGAAGGGCAGCACGGAGACCACCGGCGCGCCGTCAAGGGCGCGTTCGGCCTGGTGCAGCAGTTGTTCGTGAACGATGAGGGGGATGACGCGCATGCCCGCCACCATCTGGCCCGTGCGCACCGCGCTCAGGCCGTGCAGCGTGGACACGGCGAGTTCGCCCAGGCCGTTCAGGCGGCCAAGGGCGGGAACATCGACGTGCAACAGCCCGTCGTGTTCGGCGACAAGGTTGACCCGCCCCTCGCACCTGGCTTCCGGGGCCACGCCCGCACCGCCGACGGCGCGCGCCAGACGCATGGCGGCATCGTCTTCGTGCAGTTGGCCCGCGCCAAGGCGCAGGGCGTAGACATGCTCCTTCCCCATTTGCAGAAGGAGGGGGATGTCCGCGGGGGCGATGATGTGCCCCTTGCGAAACCCCGGCCCCTTTTCGACGCCGGGGATGATGCGCGTCATGTCGTGACACAGCATCATGCCCACGGCTTCGTGGACCGGGACGATCGAAAGACCGTGCTCGTGACCTTGCATGTGCTTCTGCTCCCGTGAAGGGACAGGCAGCATTCCGGCGTTGCCGCAGTCATGTGTGGTGCCCTCTCGGACGCAAAGAGAAGGGCATGGCCGGACTGGGTATGCAGGCACTCCTAGTGTGCATATGTATCAGCCCCGACAGGTCACGGTCAACGTACAACGCGTGTTAATTCAAGCATGACGCCATGTTACAATGAGTGCTCGCTCAACCCGCCACCAACAGTACGAAGTGAATGCGTATTTTTACGGGGCATTCGCTCATGGAAAGATATTTGCTGGTAATCATTGGGTCTGCCACACCCTGATTTGGGACAAGAACCAACCAGAACATGCCAAACATGATGATTTTCGACTTAAAAATTACCATAAGCGACCATAACAAACAGCCACATATTCCCCCCTGTGACAAAGCCCACCTATATGCTTCATTTAACCTACCGTTTTCTATTGATAAATTCTTGCATGCGCCACAAACTGTGCTACTATGCCATGAAAGACATGATGGTTGCTGGCCCCTGCGCCAGTTCCCCGCAGCCCCAGGGTCGTACCGGGCGCGCGGCGCCAGCAGGCGCCCGTGTCCGCCCAACTGCCTGCGGAGCCGCGACGGCGCCCATTCCCGCGCACGCCCGGCGGCATCGTGTCGTTTCTCCTTCCCGCAGCGAAGGGGGCGCGCACCGCGCGCATGGTTTCGCGGGTACAGAACAAGGTCCACAGGACTTCCGGTCCTGTGAAGGGCTTTAACAAGGAGTGGAACATGAAAACTACGCGGCGGAGTTTTCTCAAGCTCATGGGCGTGAGCGCTGTCGGCCTCTCGCTCTGTCAGCTTGGGTTCGATCTTGAAGAAGCGCAGGCGTATGCCAGCAAGCTCAAGATCGAGGGCGCGAAGGAAGTGGGCAGCGTCTGCCCCTTCTGTTCCGTCTGTTGTCAGGTCATCGCCTACGTGCGCAACGGCAAGCTCGTTTCGACCGAAGGCGACCCCGACTTTCCGGTCAACGAAGGCGCCCTGTGCGCCAAGGGCGCGGCCCTGTTCTCCATGTACACCAACCCGCACCGCCTGACGAAGCCGCTGTACCGCGCTCCGCACAGCGACAAGTGGGTGGAAAAGGACTGGGACTGGACCCTGAACCAGATCGCGCGCCGCGTTAAGGACGCCCGCGACAAGGACATGATCCTCAAGAACGCCAAGGGTCAGACCGTCAACCGATTCGAATCCATTTTCATGATGGGCACCTCGCACGCCTCCAACGAGGAATGCGCCGTCATCCATCAAGCCATGCGCGGCCTGGGTGTTGTCCATATGGACCACCAGGCCCGGGTCTGACACAGTCCCACTGTTGCGGCTCTGGCAGAGTCGTTCGGTCGAGGGGCTATGACGAACCACTGGATTGATATCAAGAATACCAATGCAGTGCTCATTATCGGCAGCAATGCCGCAGAACACCATCCTGTCGCCTTCAAGTGGATCATGCGGGCCAAGGACAACGGCGCGGCCCTCATGCATGTGGACCCCAAGTTCTCCCGCACGTCCGCCCGCTGCGACTTCCACGTGCCCCTGCGTTCGGGCACGGACATCGCCTTCCTGGGCGGCATGGTGAAGCACATCCTTGATAACGAACTCTACTTCAAGG
It contains:
- a CDS encoding molybdopterin-binding protein, with product MQGHEHGLSIVPVHEAVGMMLCHDMTRIIPGVEKGPGFRKGHIIAPADIPLLLQMGKEHVYALRLGAGQLHEDDAAMRLARAVGGAGVAPEARCEGRVNLVAEHDGLLHVDVPALGRLNGLGELAVSTLHGLSAVRTGQMVAGMRVIPLIVHEQLLHQAERALDGAPVVSVLPFRHARVGMVTTGSEVFHGRIQDKFGPVVRRKFADLGSEVVRQVLVADDRDATARAIRELVDEGADMIVVTGGMSVDPDDQTPAGIRAAGARVVAYGAPVLPGSMFMLAYLGEVPVMGLPGCVMYHRASIFDLVAPRLLAGLAVTREDITALGHGGLCLGCQECRYPACPFGKGA